One region of Nitrospirota bacterium genomic DNA includes:
- a CDS encoding FAD:protein FMN transferase, with protein MRNRFLPVILAFFVLLACTRQGGERMFRKTTFAMDTMVTVTVVSKSEDKAGAAIEAAFQEIRRLERLLSFWTRDSEIAAINREAGRSPVNVSPETLEIVERALQVSRLTGGAFDPTIGPVIRLWDFRKKIKPGPEAVKEALARVGYRAIEVDRQKRTVYLSRADMSFDTGGIAKGYAADKAVQVLKQKGIRAGLVSVAGDIRAFGTKPGGGGWSVGIRNPRPEAGGAGEDELIAVLPLRDQAVSTSGDYERYFIRNGVRYHHLLDPRTGYPARGLVSVTVVAPEAVLTDGLATGVFVMGRKKGLELLEKNGFEGVLVDEEGKRYVTAGLEGRIQWVSPKR; from the coding sequence ATGCGAAATAGATTTCTTCCCGTCATTCTGGCCTTTTTCGTCCTTCTGGCCTGCACGCGGCAGGGCGGAGAGCGGATGTTCAGGAAGACCACGTTTGCCATGGACACCATGGTCACCGTCACCGTGGTCTCGAAATCGGAGGACAAGGCCGGGGCGGCCATAGAGGCCGCCTTCCAGGAAATCCGCAGGCTTGAGAGGCTCCTGAGCTTCTGGACCCGGGACAGCGAGATAGCCGCCATCAACCGGGAGGCCGGACGAAGCCCCGTTAACGTCTCCCCTGAGACCCTCGAAATCGTGGAGCGGGCCCTCCAGGTGTCCCGCCTCACCGGCGGCGCTTTCGACCCCACCATCGGCCCCGTCATCCGCCTCTGGGACTTCAGAAAGAAGATAAAGCCCGGGCCGGAGGCCGTCAAGGAAGCCCTGGCCCGGGTGGGCTACCGGGCCATAGAGGTGGACAGGCAGAAGCGGACGGTCTACCTGAGCCGCGCGGACATGTCCTTTGACACCGGCGGGATAGCCAAGGGCTATGCCGCCGACAAGGCCGTGCAGGTCCTCAAGCAAAAGGGCATCCGGGCCGGGCTGGTCTCTGTGGCGGGGGACATCAGGGCCTTCGGCACAAAGCCCGGCGGCGGTGGGTGGAGCGTCGGCATACGCAATCCGAGGCCCGAGGCCGGAGGAGCCGGCGAGGACGAACTCATCGCCGTCCTTCCTCTTCGGGACCAGGCCGTGTCCACCTCGGGTGACTACGAGCGGTACTTCATCCGAAACGGCGTCAGGTACCACCACCTCCTGGACCCCCGGACCGGATACCCGGCCCGGGGCCTGGTGAGTGTGACCGTGGTGGCCCCGGAGGCCGTCCTCACCGACGGCCTCGCCACGGGGGTATTCGTCATGGGCCGGAAAAAAGGCCTCGAGCTTCTGGAAAAAAACGGGTTCGAGGGCGTCCTGGTCGATGAGGAGGGCAAGCGGTATGTAACCGCGGGGCTTGAGGGGAGAATTCAGTGGGTTTCACCGAAACGGTGA